A region of Chlamydia crocodili DNA encodes the following proteins:
- a CDS encoding autotransporter domain-containing protein, producing MVAKKVSRFPKSTFSHSVVLAILVSTGMISNNHRLYGYEPASEVFLNNPPLKTQLETTSAGIFKKEKSSDTQEPKKENKEAEVHVETSVINGASSCVTKILGAEADQGQHLVDVSTLFETLELLSWKNVDTKLPKGSENISTVEGEGPQINRKYSVDDPKQGLAFCYRNPSGYPADETTPGFLGIAFVGTGPKSGLSFANLKSIGAGAAVYSDEDVVFEHLKERLLFDGCESQAGGGAVSGRSIAVNGCHDVTIVSCDTDLDLIYSGEITDFSKGGGAFNAHKVHGESHKSRFSSGEIIFLDNSGSLLIDGNHADKANGGAIACSNFVCSVNRGDVHYVGNHALSGGAVSSLKSMDFVGNIGSIEFLDNHALISPQDSTFLGGGALASGERISFLNNGGIHCFKNTSKSSGGAFLSRNIRIVENVGNSWFKENSAEITGGAISSQNQVEIGQNFGNITFEGNTSKFGGGAIHCLLSGKSYTNSEEPPYGPGDIRIIDNSGAINFESNENLLESQETHSHVGGGALYGSNVLISGNIGDITFSKNTAGQCESDSTYIGGGAIFADESVKITDNSGAITFSYNKGKILPLPIVPASSEEENTSSVPLESSPVDLGIRGGGAIFAKHIEIEDNAAALSFSDNFMEIRDSKTQKEQPLGGGALFGVDRVSLQNNTELAFTNNHVSGENSSGGAILSKIVTISDNGKVQFIRNYSKFLGGAVCALGDTLSIKNNESSVSFIGNRTVSAGGAIASAEGDVLISKNLGKVEFKDNLVFGDPYVDNLEEGQINAAGHHSGGGAVFAKTSVIIRENENKVLFSGNSSGCFGGAILTGSLTPEYQEPFASKVVSNNTKVVITENIGDVIFSGNSTTASKHPEHNFFGGGAIYTQDLVINKNAGSVAFYNNYAPAGGAVHISEKGTVILEALGGDIVFQGNRNSEDVSNGLYFSGKESKLVEVSAAGENTVNFADAIIFEDLTLRKSSAHDEDILNNPTLILNSKAKDDSEVSHSGNIRFAYATSKIPQVALLESGTLILSDKAQLWLCGLKQERGSEILLSAGTVLRIFDPNAKPTEKPDIPSAISYYSAYDSGRNPDEKTLADISVLGVDLASFVASDDEITPQPPQIIVPKGTTIGSGSLDLNLVDSAGIGYENHALLNKEADITLLSFRSASAVSDVPDLDRSLEELHVKVSVPTITEDTYGHIGKWSDPQVINGKLMINWKPTSYKLNPEKDGSIVLNTLWGQYGDLRALKQQQLAHNITAQRMELDFSTNIWGSGMGTFSNCATIAKIDGFTHRAGGYALGLDTQLIEDFLIGGSFAQFFGYTDSQSYSSRSDQSGYLGSGYVGIFAGSWLFKGMFIYSDMHNDLNTTYPTPNIGRSKGSWNSRGILADAHVDYRHIVNSRRFISSIVSAVVPFVEAEYVYIDLPTFTEMGSEARTFAEGHLQNVAIPFGITLEHSYSRGQRSEVNSLSFSYALDVYRQAPAVLINLPAASYSWEGTGSDLSRKSMKAQFSNDTEWNSYFSTFLGFTYEWREHTVSYDLNGGIRLIF from the coding sequence ATGGTCGCAAAAAAGGTATCAAGATTTCCAAAATCTACATTTTCCCATTCCGTAGTTTTAGCAATATTAGTTTCCACTGGGATGATCTCTAATAATCACAGATTATATGGTTATGAACCAGCTTCAGAGGTATTTCTCAATAACCCTCCTTTAAAAACACAATTAGAAACGACTTCAGCGGGTATTTTTAAAAAAGAGAAATCTTCAGACACACAAGAGCCCAAGAAGGAAAATAAAGAAGCAGAAGTACATGTGGAAACTTCAGTTATAAATGGTGCCTCCTCATGTGTTACTAAGATTTTAGGTGCAGAAGCAGATCAGGGACAACATTTAGTAGACGTAAGTACTCTATTCGAGACGTTGGAGCTTTTATCATGGAAGAACGTAGATACAAAGTTGCCTAAAGGCTCTGAAAATATTTCCACTGTTGAAGGTGAAGGCCCTCAAATAAATCGAAAATATAGTGTAGATGATCCTAAGCAAGGCTTAGCCTTTTGCTATAGAAATCCATCAGGTTATCCTGCAGATGAAACTACTCCTGGATTTTTAGGTATTGCTTTTGTAGGGACTGGACCTAAGTCAGGGTTATCTTTTGCTAATTTAAAATCTATAGGCGCAGGAGCTGCAGTATACTCTGATGAAGATGTTGTTTTTGAACATCTTAAAGAAAGACTCCTTTTTGATGGTTGTGAATCTCAAGCTGGTGGTGGTGCTGTTTCAGGCCGCAGTATTGCTGTGAACGGTTGTCATGATGTTACTATAGTTAGCTGCGATACAGATTTGGATCTTATATATTCTGGAGAGATTACGGATTTTTCCAAAGGTGGAGGAGCTTTTAATGCTCATAAGGTACATGGTGAATCTCATAAATCTAGATTTTCCAGCGGAGAAATTATTTTCTTGGATAATTCTGGAAGTCTTTTGATAGATGGTAACCATGCAGATAAAGCGAACGGTGGAGCTATAGCTTGTAGCAATTTTGTTTGTTCTGTAAATCGTGGAGATGTGCACTACGTTGGGAATCATGCCCTATCCGGAGGAGCAGTATCTTCTCTCAAATCAATGGATTTTGTTGGAAATATAGGATCCATAGAGTTTTTAGATAATCATGCTTTAATTTCTCCTCAAGATTCCACCTTTTTAGGTGGAGGAGCTTTAGCTTCTGGGGAGAGGATTAGTTTTTTAAACAATGGAGGAATCCATTGTTTCAAAAATACTTCTAAGTCTTCTGGTGGAGCTTTTTTATCTAGAAATATAAGGATAGTAGAAAACGTTGGAAATTCTTGGTTCAAGGAAAACTCTGCTGAAATTACAGGTGGAGCGATCAGTTCTCAAAATCAAGTAGAGATCGGTCAGAATTTTGGAAATATTACTTTTGAAGGGAATACTTCTAAGTTCGGTGGAGGTGCTATTCATTGCTTACTTTCTGGGAAATCCTATACAAATTCTGAAGAGCCTCCATATGGACCAGGAGATATTAGGATTATAGATAATTCAGGGGCTATAAATTTTGAGTCCAATGAGAATTTATTGGAATCTCAGGAGACCCACAGTCATGTTGGTGGAGGAGCTCTGTACGGGTCGAATGTTTTAATCTCAGGAAATATTGGGGATATTACATTTTCTAAGAATACCGCAGGTCAATGTGAATCCGATAGTACATATATTGGTGGAGGCGCTATTTTTGCTGATGAGAGTGTTAAGATTACAGATAACTCTGGAGCAATTACATTCTCTTACAATAAAGGCAAAATTCTTCCTCTTCCTATAGTCCCTGCGAGTTCTGAAGAAGAAAATACTTCAAGTGTGCCGTTAGAATCTTCACCCGTAGATTTAGGAATTCGTGGTGGAGGCGCTATTTTTGCTAAGCATATAGAGATTGAAGATAATGCTGCCGCTTTATCTTTCTCAGATAATTTCATGGAAATTAGGGATAGTAAAACACAAAAAGAACAACCCTTAGGTGGTGGTGCTTTATTTGGAGTAGATAGAGTTAGTTTGCAAAATAACACAGAACTTGCATTCACTAATAACCACGTCTCTGGTGAGAATAGTAGTGGCGGGGCTATCTTGTCTAAAATAGTAACTATCTCTGATAACGGAAAAGTTCAATTTATCCGTAACTATTCAAAATTCCTCGGAGGCGCTGTTTGTGCTTTAGGAGACACCTTAAGCATTAAAAATAATGAATCTTCGGTATCATTTATTGGTAATAGGACTGTGAGTGCTGGTGGAGCCATTGCCAGTGCTGAGGGTGATGTTTTGATCTCTAAAAACCTTGGCAAGGTGGAATTTAAAGATAACCTAGTTTTTGGAGATCCCTATGTAGATAATCTTGAAGAAGGACAAATTAATGCTGCAGGACATCATAGTGGTGGTGGTGCTGTTTTTGCTAAAACTTCTGTAATAATTCGTGAAAATGAAAATAAGGTGCTTTTCTCTGGGAATTCCTCGGGATGTTTTGGTGGTGCGATTTTAACAGGTTCTTTAACCCCAGAATATCAAGAGCCTTTTGCTTCTAAAGTAGTGAGTAATAATACTAAAGTCGTCATTACAGAAAACATTGGAGATGTAATCTTTTCAGGAAATAGTACAACAGCTTCAAAACATCCTGAGCATAATTTTTTCGGTGGTGGTGCTATCTACACTCAGGATTTAGTCATCAATAAAAATGCGGGTTCTGTAGCTTTTTACAATAATTATGCCCCTGCAGGCGGTGCTGTACATATTAGTGAAAAGGGAACAGTAATTTTAGAAGCCTTGGGAGGGGATATTGTTTTCCAAGGAAATAGAAATTCAGAAGATGTTTCTAATGGACTTTACTTTTCAGGTAAAGAATCGAAACTAGTTGAAGTATCTGCTGCTGGAGAGAATACCGTCAATTTCGCAGATGCTATTATTTTCGAAGATCTAACTTTGAGAAAAAGCTCAGCACATGATGAGGATATTTTAAATAATCCGACGCTGATACTTAACTCTAAAGCTAAAGATGATTCAGAAGTTTCTCATTCTGGAAATATTCGCTTTGCTTACGCAACATCTAAAATCCCTCAAGTAGCTTTATTGGAGTCAGGAACCCTTATCTTATCCGATAAGGCTCAGTTATGGCTATGTGGTTTGAAGCAAGAAAGAGGTAGCGAGATCTTGCTTTCAGCAGGAACTGTATTACGTATTTTCGATCCTAATGCTAAACCTACAGAAAAACCTGATATTCCTTCTGCAATATCTTACTATAGTGCTTATGATTCTGGTAGAAATCCTGATGAGAAGACCTTGGCAGATATTAGTGTTCTTGGTGTAGATTTAGCTTCTTTTGTTGCTAGTGACGATGAAATAACTCCTCAACCACCTCAAATTATCGTTCCCAAGGGAACGACAATTGGTTCAGGATCTTTAGATTTGAATCTCGTGGATTCTGCAGGTATTGGTTATGAAAATCACGCTTTATTGAATAAAGAGGCTGATATCACTTTACTTTCGTTTAGAAGTGCTTCTGCAGTTTCAGATGTTCCTGATTTGGATCGTTCTTTGGAAGAGCTACATGTTAAAGTTTCCGTACCCACAATTACAGAAGACACTTACGGACATATAGGCAAATGGTCTGATCCTCAAGTCATTAACGGTAAATTAATGATCAACTGGAAGCCAACCAGTTATAAGTTAAATCCTGAAAAGGATGGGTCCATTGTATTGAATACTTTATGGGGACAATACGGAGATTTGAGAGCTTTAAAACAACAGCAATTAGCTCATAATATTACTGCACAAAGAATGGAGTTAGATTTCTCGACGAATATTTGGGGATCTGGAATGGGAACATTCTCCAACTGTGCAACAATTGCTAAAATAGATGGCTTTACTCACCGTGCGGGTGGCTATGCCTTAGGTTTGGATACACAGTTGATAGAAGATTTCTTAATAGGAGGAAGTTTCGCACAGTTCTTTGGTTATACAGATAGCCAGTCATATTCATCGCGCAGTGATCAAAGTGGTTACTTAGGTTCTGGATATGTAGGTATCTTTGCAGGTTCTTGGTTATTTAAAGGGATGTTTATCTACAGTGATATGCATAACGATTTGAATACAACATATCCTACACCAAACATAGGTAGATCTAAAGGATCTTGGAATAGTAGGGGAATTTTAGCAGATGCTCATGTGGATTATCGTCATATCGTGAATTCACGTAGATTTATTTCATCGATTGTTTCTGCAGTTGTACCTTTTGTAGAAGCTGAATATGTCTACATTGATCTTCCGACATTTACAGAGATGGGTAGTGAAGCCAGAACCTTTGCTGAAGGACATTTGCAGAACGTAGCAATTCCTTTTGGTATCACTTTGGAGCATAGTTATTCTCGAGGACAGCGTTCTGAAGTGAATAGCTTAAGTTTTTCTTATGCTCTTGATGTCTATCGTCAGGCTCCTGCGGTTCTTATCAATTTGCCAGCAGCTTCTTATTCTTGGGAGGGGACTGGCTCAGATCTATCTAGAAAATCTATGAAAGCGCAATTTAGTAATGATACCGAATGGAATTCCTATTTCTCTACTTTCTTAGGGTTTACCTATGAGTGGAGAGAACATACGGTATCTTATGATTTAAATGGTGGTATACGTTTGATCTTCTAA
- a CDS encoding DUF1539 domain-containing protein — MSLEHNNFRAAFAPPPASALHETSFIKTANQKISFRSIFNALSTKLGSCLCLNPEFRSGAGWVFTFVLSAIITVLLSILLLPIKLILLGLSCCPCISRPTVTGEEIRVIPQLPPQTPPLSRRGSDSGISVGLDPSRFAPESFAPIPPQSPIRRPSVEDQVSIPSQFPAPSIGIAPEGITLRQYLQANYPERDLSDITLENLGVTFLQAEDLPQGIDILNLPASMFFPEEAPSPARSPQPSIIASQPASITSLAGDQTLPQQQDIASQPASLVVDTSAAAVSLGQEVDQALTTRDFLNRVYPNTDHRVLIHGARVNVGLQGIAVGESDEDILNLPALIAFPDLVAGQPARPTSLNLSDEPRSLASPPQVEPAPPPPTAEEVMSPNDPRYMFLQNNFPEISPEYYNQHVNLLASLAGIEIENFDLLQLPLEVFIATPAPAPDYEPISIQEAQGRFGDLSTEEYTRRNDEFIRNLIENSPRRWTFLNRLRNNITEATPSLTLRREWFTMLDVISKKTNPEIADQQIQDRARACLFKINSILKNTNVSSERKEEILKYIASYQNDSPTMWIEAMQQELALQRSLDPETVAIIEDSAGAGAGAAASIAPITQLFPPFNPQATAQEVQGYSQLLRNSLSRPVFSNMDNIHLAPTNDEYLESLMRDVPSSWTPIRDPLENCIAQITSNRTTRNQWTEILRLLSNGRQRSVHSEEAQALARATMFQLLKLLNDPAIPTDKKLSIINNVASYSDRCPPTWVRAAGQELQAMFNSNDTSTNTVFTWTQVFKENLLSEVFRDRSEWHMMTAFKQNHGGELGLDNAGIILDEYTLALAGRQYANTHQNYLRTFRNRYRGSGNAIVDSALEQALGGSEDQIQSLRDIVLADLTTAGIPEEHRADIMMEVFFPEENDYKPSREAIVYLLLKEGIITQNNNQ, encoded by the coding sequence CACTGGAACACAATAATTTTCGTGCTGCTTTTGCACCGCCACCCGCCTCTGCATTACACGAAACTTCTTTTATAAAAACCGCAAATCAAAAGATTTCTTTTAGATCCATATTCAACGCATTAAGTACTAAACTTGGATCATGTCTTTGTTTAAATCCAGAATTCCGTTCAGGCGCGGGATGGGTTTTTACTTTTGTTTTGTCTGCCATTATCACAGTTCTCCTCTCTATTCTTCTTCTTCCGATAAAGTTAATCCTACTAGGATTAAGCTGCTGCCCCTGTATCTCTAGACCCACTGTAACAGGAGAAGAAATTCGCGTAATACCTCAATTGCCCCCACAAACACCTCCGCTAAGTAGACGGGGTTCTGATTCCGGTATTTCCGTAGGATTAGATCCAAGCAGATTTGCTCCCGAATCCTTCGCACCTATTCCCCCACAATCTCCAATACGTCGTCCCTCTGTAGAAGATCAAGTAAGCATCCCTAGTCAGTTCCCCGCTCCTTCGATTGGAATAGCACCTGAAGGCATTACACTTAGACAGTATCTACAAGCGAACTATCCTGAAAGAGACTTATCCGATATTACCCTAGAGAATTTAGGGGTTACTTTCCTACAAGCCGAGGATCTACCTCAGGGAATAGATATACTCAATCTTCCTGCCTCGATGTTTTTCCCAGAAGAGGCTCCGTCACCAGCTAGATCTCCTCAACCCTCAATTATTGCATCTCAACCAGCTTCTATTACTTCTCTAGCAGGAGATCAAACACTTCCTCAACAACAAGACATAGCAAGTCAACCAGCATCCCTGGTTGTTGATACATCCGCAGCCGCTGTTTCTCTTGGGCAAGAAGTTGATCAAGCCTTGACTACCCGAGATTTTTTAAACAGGGTTTATCCAAATACAGATCACAGAGTACTTATCCACGGAGCTCGTGTGAATGTAGGTCTTCAAGGTATTGCTGTAGGTGAAAGCGATGAAGATATTCTCAATCTCCCCGCACTTATTGCTTTTCCTGATTTAGTTGCTGGGCAACCCGCAAGACCTACATCATTAAATCTCTCTGACGAACCAAGATCCCTTGCTTCTCCGCCGCAAGTAGAACCTGCACCTCCTCCTCCTACTGCAGAAGAAGTAATGTCCCCGAATGATCCTAGATATATGTTTCTACAAAACAACTTCCCAGAAATATCTCCCGAATACTATAACCAACATGTCAATCTACTTGCTTCGTTAGCTGGAATAGAGATAGAAAATTTTGATCTTCTTCAATTGCCTCTAGAGGTATTTATTGCAACACCAGCTCCTGCACCTGACTACGAGCCTATTTCTATACAAGAAGCTCAAGGAAGATTCGGAGATCTCTCTACTGAAGAGTACACGAGAAGAAATGATGAGTTTATCCGTAATCTTATAGAAAATTCACCAAGACGTTGGACCTTCTTAAATAGATTAAGAAATAACATCACCGAGGCAACACCAAGTTTAACCTTGCGTAGAGAATGGTTCACAATGTTAGACGTAATATCTAAAAAAACGAATCCAGAAATTGCAGATCAGCAAATACAAGATCGTGCTCGCGCGTGTCTGTTCAAAATTAACTCTATCTTGAAGAATACTAACGTCTCTAGTGAGAGAAAAGAAGAGATTTTAAAATATATAGCTTCTTATCAAAATGATTCTCCAACTATGTGGATAGAGGCAATGCAGCAAGAATTAGCATTACAACGTAGTCTTGATCCAGAGACAGTTGCTATAATTGAAGATTCTGCAGGTGCAGGTGCAGGTGCAGCCGCAAGTATCGCACCAATCACTCAACTTTTCCCTCCATTTAATCCTCAGGCAACTGCTCAAGAAGTACAAGGATACTCACAACTGTTAAGAAACTCATTATCTCGTCCTGTGTTTTCAAATATGGATAATATCCACCTGGCCCCTACTAATGATGAGTATTTAGAATCATTAATGAGAGATGTTCCTAGTAGTTGGACACCAATCCGTGATCCATTGGAAAATTGTATTGCACAAATCACATCAAACAGAACTACACGCAATCAATGGACAGAAATCTTACGGCTCTTATCAAATGGAAGGCAGAGATCTGTTCACTCAGAAGAAGCTCAAGCTCTCGCACGAGCGACCATGTTCCAATTGCTTAAACTCTTAAATGATCCGGCTATACCTACTGATAAAAAATTATCAATTATCAATAACGTCGCCTCTTATAGTGACAGATGTCCTCCTACATGGGTAAGAGCTGCAGGTCAAGAGCTACAAGCTATGTTTAACTCTAATGACACTTCAACAAACACTGTATTTACTTGGACACAAGTCTTCAAAGAAAACCTTCTCTCAGAGGTCTTTAGAGACCGAAGTGAATGGCACATGATGACAGCCTTTAAGCAAAATCATGGTGGTGAGTTAGGTTTGGATAATGCAGGTATCATTTTAGATGAATACACACTAGCATTAGCAGGCAGGCAATATGCAAATACGCATCAAAACTACCTGCGTACATTCCGCAACAGATACAGAGGTAGCGGTAATGCCATTGTAGATTCTGCTTTAGAACAAGCTCTTGGAGGATCTGAAGATCAAATTCAATCTCTTAGGGATATTGTCCTCGCTGACTTAACAACCGCAGGCATTCCTGAAGAACATCGTGCGGATATTATGATGGAAGTCTTCTTCCCTGAAGAAAATGACTATAAACCATCTAGAGAGGCAATTGTCTACCTTCTCTTAAAAGAAGGAATTATTACTCAAAACAATAACCAATAA
- a CDS encoding DUF1548 domain-containing protein: MSVSLNPNNFYPPTSPDSPTSSCYKHITTLIKQINRYSLFSKLFREIGSTLRLQHPKSCLDHLLIALVCIVSLLLSLVLYILLLPIKLFTSAISCVHQRKTDEIPLLPETQKVFKPLTETEEAFLAEVKRAILQKVSGGFEINMSPEVLRLVPSPSAFLNSLAKTSYSKKLCDYKKLRRLIKNLNCWNSGWEIIMNYLTSLLKEDQSHPDTQTFPIMMYHLTLALEDPQISQENKSTILKEISSYANTCKPTWAETIFRSINNLYNTRNSGREQILLWSQMFKEHLLSQQQLVAHEEEWHQINGLKRLCGEQLGLITDHLNENLSPLTLRQTSTLPQNIVKYTELKNSFMQAYRRSYADLIKYIHNAFLTSEAEIQARIYNFLIEEVANVINLPETAAHIDLVVDCFYDDNYELKPEGITYLLYIMGIIVSKTNT, encoded by the coding sequence ATGAGCGTCTCCCTTAATCCAAATAATTTTTATCCACCAACATCTCCTGATTCCCCAACTTCCTCATGTTATAAGCATATCACTACTCTCATAAAACAGATTAACCGTTACTCTCTGTTCTCCAAACTTTTTCGAGAAATAGGCTCTACTTTAAGACTGCAACATCCAAAATCTTGTCTAGATCATCTACTTATCGCTCTAGTGTGCATTGTTTCCCTTCTTCTTTCTCTTGTGCTTTACATTCTACTCCTCCCTATTAAACTATTCACCTCAGCAATTTCTTGTGTCCATCAAAGGAAAACTGATGAAATCCCTCTTCTTCCAGAAACTCAAAAAGTTTTCAAACCCCTAACAGAAACTGAAGAAGCATTTCTTGCAGAGGTAAAAAGAGCAATACTCCAAAAAGTATCTGGAGGATTTGAAATCAATATGTCACCAGAAGTCTTACGTCTAGTCCCCTCACCTTCAGCATTTTTAAACTCATTAGCAAAAACATCCTACTCAAAGAAGTTATGCGATTATAAAAAACTCAGAAGACTGATTAAAAACTTAAATTGTTGGAATTCTGGTTGGGAGATTATTATGAATTACCTTACTTCCTTATTAAAAGAAGATCAATCCCATCCTGATACTCAAACATTTCCCATCATGATGTATCATCTGACCTTAGCCCTAGAAGACCCTCAAATTTCTCAAGAAAATAAAAGCACAATCCTTAAAGAAATTTCCTCCTATGCAAATACATGTAAACCCACTTGGGCAGAGACCATTTTCAGATCTATTAACAATCTTTACAACACACGAAACTCTGGAAGAGAGCAGATACTATTATGGTCACAAATGTTTAAAGAACATTTGCTTTCTCAACAACAACTCGTTGCTCACGAAGAAGAATGGCATCAAATTAATGGTTTAAAACGTCTGTGTGGTGAACAACTCGGTTTAATCACTGATCATTTAAATGAGAATCTCTCACCTCTCACCTTACGCCAAACTTCAACTCTGCCTCAAAATATAGTAAAATATACAGAGCTCAAGAACAGCTTTATGCAAGCTTACAGAAGATCGTACGCTGATTTGATAAAATATATCCATAATGCCTTCTTAACATCAGAAGCTGAAATACAAGCACGTATTTATAATTTCCTAATCGAAGAAGTTGCAAATGTCATCAATCTGCCTGAAACGGCAGCACATATCGATTTAGTAGTAGATTGCTTCTATGATGATAATTATGAACTCAAACCAGAAGGAATTACCTATCTCCTCTACATTATGGGTATTATAGTTTCCAAAACAAACACTTAG